One window of the Chrysiogenia bacterium genome contains the following:
- a CDS encoding 4Fe-4S dicluster domain-containing protein encodes MSAKSASPTVIDLAGFERLLKVLAADGYELVAPTVADSAIVYDRISGGGELPIGWTDEQEGGRYRLHKRDDEARFGYVVGPQSWKKYLFPPEEKLWSARRTSGGGMEVDAAHEAPPKRALIGVRACELHAIAIQDRVFMGGDFTDDLYRARRESLFIVAVNCTQAAATCFCVSMNTGPKAESGFDLSLTEVLEGEDHYFTLESGSERGHAILGKLGGEAAGDAQLRAAEAARAPASNQQRAMLTEGLPALLMSNYEHKRWDDVAERCLSCANCTMVCPTCFCSTVEDVTDLTGDHAERWRKWDSCFTGDFTYIHGGSVRTSIRSRYRQWMTHKLATWHEQFGSSGCVGCGRCITWCPVGIDLTEEVRAISMDAGEES; translated from the coding sequence GTGTCCGCGAAATCAGCCAGCCCAACGGTAATCGACCTCGCGGGCTTCGAGCGCCTGCTCAAGGTGCTCGCAGCGGACGGCTATGAGCTCGTGGCGCCCACCGTGGCCGACAGTGCGATCGTCTACGACCGCATCTCGGGCGGGGGCGAGCTCCCCATCGGATGGACCGACGAGCAGGAGGGCGGGCGCTACCGCCTGCACAAGCGCGATGACGAGGCCCGCTTCGGCTACGTCGTCGGCCCCCAGTCCTGGAAGAAGTATCTCTTTCCCCCCGAGGAAAAGCTCTGGAGCGCGCGCCGCACCAGCGGCGGCGGCATGGAAGTCGACGCCGCGCACGAGGCACCGCCAAAGCGCGCGCTCATCGGCGTGCGCGCCTGCGAGCTGCACGCCATCGCCATCCAGGACCGCGTGTTCATGGGCGGCGACTTCACCGACGATCTCTATCGCGCCCGCCGCGAGAGCCTCTTCATTGTCGCGGTCAACTGCACCCAGGCGGCGGCCACGTGTTTCTGCGTTTCGATGAACACCGGTCCCAAAGCAGAAAGCGGCTTCGATCTCTCGCTCACCGAGGTGCTCGAAGGCGAGGACCACTACTTCACTCTCGAAAGCGGCAGCGAGCGCGGCCATGCAATTCTCGGAAAACTCGGCGGCGAAGCCGCCGGCGATGCGCAGCTTCGCGCCGCCGAGGCCGCCCGCGCGCCGGCATCGAATCAGCAGCGCGCCATGCTCACCGAGGGCCTGCCCGCGCTCTTGATGAGCAACTACGAGCACAAACGCTGGGACGATGTCGCAGAGCGTTGCCTCTCGTGCGCCAACTGCACGATGGTGTGCCCGACGTGTTTCTGCTCCACGGTAGAAGATGTCACGGATCTCACCGGCGATCATGCCGAGCGCTGGCGGAAGTGGGACTCGTGCTTTACCGGGGACTTTACCTACATCCACGGCGGCTCGGTGCGCACGAGCATTCGCTCGCGCTATCGTCAGTGGATGACCCACAAGCTCGCCACCTGGCATGAGCAGTTCGGAAGCTCAGGCTGCGTGGG
- a CDS encoding AAA family ATPase, with protein sequence METAQLIKALSRPGAYPHHPDAVEIVQTHISVVALAGELVYKVRKPVDMGFLDFTTLEKRCADCHAEVELNRRLAPSVYLGVVPIAESGDGLLVEGSDEPIEWAVKMRRLPEDATLESRLAHDEISAAQIETLAERIAAFHRGAERGPHISEVACFETISRNLLENLHHPGAKEPEGTDAEILARLTTLTTQALEAARPLIEERSRCDVPCDCHGDLKTDHVYLFPDAAPPDDLVIIDCIEFNERFRYIDPVADMAFLAMDLTYQGRRDLSRALIARYFRSGGDEQGRALLQLYLSYRAAVRAKVLSIQAGEAETDAAAREALLEKARTYRLLSLGEIEAPGKRAGLVLIGGLPGTGKSTLAHAAAEAFGFELIRSDLVRKELAGLAPETPGTDALYSAEMSERTYKGCARRAGKILARGGRVIVDANFREEARRIPFVQLARECAARMLFAECRTPEQAIRRRLEKRGPDASDADWAVYRKLRDEWEPPAAQTARVAHSIDTGDSPEAALRALAGLLRAEGLLPEEQGP encoded by the coding sequence ATGGAGACCGCGCAGCTCATCAAGGCGCTCAGCAGGCCGGGCGCCTACCCCCACCACCCCGATGCGGTGGAGATCGTGCAGACCCACATCTCTGTCGTCGCGCTGGCCGGAGAGCTCGTTTACAAGGTGCGCAAGCCCGTGGACATGGGCTTTCTCGACTTCACGACGCTCGAAAAACGTTGCGCCGACTGCCACGCTGAGGTCGAACTGAACCGCCGGCTTGCACCATCTGTCTACCTGGGCGTCGTCCCCATTGCCGAAAGCGGCGACGGACTCTTGGTCGAAGGAAGCGACGAGCCGATCGAGTGGGCGGTAAAGATGCGCCGCCTTCCCGAGGATGCGACGCTCGAATCGCGCCTGGCGCACGATGAGATTTCGGCAGCGCAGATCGAGACCCTTGCCGAGCGCATCGCCGCCTTTCACCGAGGCGCCGAGCGCGGGCCCCACATCTCCGAAGTGGCCTGCTTCGAGACCATCTCGCGCAACCTGCTGGAGAATCTCCACCACCCTGGCGCGAAGGAGCCCGAAGGAACCGACGCGGAGATTCTCGCGCGGCTCACCACCCTGACAACGCAGGCGCTTGAAGCGGCGCGACCGCTCATCGAAGAACGCAGCCGCTGCGATGTTCCCTGCGACTGCCACGGCGACCTAAAGACCGACCACGTCTATCTCTTCCCGGACGCCGCGCCCCCGGACGATCTCGTCATCATCGACTGCATCGAGTTCAACGAGCGCTTCCGCTACATCGACCCGGTGGCCGACATGGCTTTCCTGGCAATGGATCTGACCTACCAGGGACGGCGCGATCTCTCGCGCGCGCTGATCGCGCGCTACTTTCGCTCCGGCGGCGACGAGCAGGGGCGCGCCCTGCTGCAGCTCTATCTCTCCTACCGTGCGGCGGTGCGCGCCAAGGTCCTCTCCATCCAGGCGGGCGAAGCCGAGACGGATGCGGCCGCACGCGAGGCGCTGCTCGAAAAGGCGCGCACCTATCGCCTGCTCTCCCTGGGGGAGATCGAGGCGCCCGGGAAGCGCGCGGGTCTTGTCCTCATCGGCGGGCTTCCCGGCACGGGAAAGAGTACGCTGGCCCATGCAGCGGCCGAGGCCTTCGGGTTCGAGCTCATCCGCTCCGACCTCGTGCGCAAGGAACTGGCGGGGCTGGCGCCAGAAACGCCGGGCACCGATGCCCTCTATTCCGCCGAAATGAGCGAGCGGACATACAAAGGATGCGCGCGCCGCGCCGGGAAGATCCTCGCGCGCGGCGGCCGGGTGATTGTCGACGCCAACTTTCGCGAAGAAGCGCGCCGCATCCCGTTCGTGCAGCTCGCACGCGAGTGCGCAGCGCGGATGCTCTTCGCGGAGTGCCGCACCCCCGAGCAGGCGATTCGCCGGCGCCTCGAAAAGCGCGGGCCCGACGCATCGGACGCCGACTGGGCCGTCTACCGGAAGCTTCGCGATGAGTGGGAGCCTCCGGCCGCACAAACCGCGCGGGTCGCCCATTCGATCGACACCGGCGACTCCCCCGAGGCGGCGCTGCGGGCACTGGCCGGGCTGCTTCGCGCCGAGGGGCTGCTGCCCGAGGAGCAAGGCCCCTAA
- a CDS encoding ATP-dependent 6-phosphofructokinase, whose translation MSDIKRIGILTAGGDCPGLNAVIRAVTKYAILKHNIEVVGIYEGFGGLLRKNYRTLSAPEASGILARGGTILGASNRDNPFRVMVGEGQYEDQSKTALETIGEAGLDALVCVGGDGTMNIAQRFAELGVPVVGVPKTIDNDLDGTDQTFGFDTAASIVADAIVDLHTTAEAHHRVMIVETMGRYAGWLALAGGLGGAANVILIPEIPYDIGGVIEHLRTRRRSGKKCSIVAIAEGAREQGGGLVVKEQDPTRTDPVRLGGVGHQLAWQVQQGGGPECRVVVLGHLQRAGRPTSFDRILATRFGVHAVDLVRGASFGRMVSLHGNAIESVPISEAIKQQRLVPADHPMVAAARAVDASFGV comes from the coding sequence TTGAGCGACATCAAACGAATCGGAATTCTCACTGCCGGCGGCGACTGTCCGGGACTCAACGCGGTCATCCGCGCGGTCACCAAGTACGCCATCCTCAAGCACAACATAGAAGTCGTCGGGATCTACGAGGGTTTCGGCGGCCTGCTGCGCAAGAACTACCGCACGCTCAGCGCGCCGGAGGCCTCGGGAATTCTCGCCCGGGGTGGCACCATCCTGGGCGCGTCGAACCGCGATAATCCCTTCCGCGTCATGGTCGGCGAAGGCCAGTACGAAGACCAGTCCAAAACGGCACTGGAAACCATCGGAGAGGCCGGGCTCGACGCGCTCGTCTGCGTGGGCGGTGACGGGACCATGAACATTGCCCAGCGCTTTGCCGAGCTGGGCGTGCCCGTGGTCGGCGTGCCCAAGACCATCGACAACGATCTCGACGGCACCGACCAGACCTTTGGTTTCGATACCGCCGCCTCCATCGTGGCCGACGCCATCGTGGACCTGCACACCACCGCGGAGGCCCACCACCGCGTGATGATCGTGGAGACCATGGGCCGCTATGCGGGCTGGCTCGCCCTGGCGGGCGGCCTTGGCGGCGCGGCCAACGTGATCCTCATTCCCGAGATTCCTTACGACATCGGCGGTGTCATCGAACACCTGCGCACGCGCCGCCGCAGCGGAAAGAAGTGCTCCATCGTGGCCATCGCCGAGGGCGCCCGCGAGCAGGGCGGCGGCCTGGTGGTCAAGGAACAGGACCCCACCCGCACCGACCCGGTTCGCCTGGGCGGCGTGGGTCACCAGCTCGCCTGGCAGGTCCAGCAGGGCGGCGGCCCCGAGTGCCGCGTCGTGGTGCTGGGGCACCTCCAGCGCGCGGGGCGCCCCACCAGCTTCGACCGGATTCTCGCCACCCGCTTTGGCGTCCATGCGGTGGATCTGGTGCGCGGGGCCTCGTTTGGGCGCATGGTCTCCCTGCACGGGAACGCCATCGAGAGCGTCCCGATTTCCGAGGCAATAAAGCAGCAACGCCTCGTTCCCGCCGACCATCCAATGGTTGCGGCCGCCCGCGCGGTGGACGCGAGTTTCGGGGTCTAG